The sequence GTAGATAACTTTTTTTGGACAATCGGTCAGAGTGCGCGACAACAAAAACAACTTCCCTAAATTAGTCAGGCCAGTGATATAAACTTTGTCTTTGCGCGAACGGCTAATTAAGGATTTGTACGCTTCTAGACTACTGAATTTTTGGGCGAGAGCAGAGAGAATCGGATCCACTTCCTTATTGACCTTTATGTTATTATATGGTATAATTAAGAGATAGTTCTTTGAATTTTTTGCTGTGGTATAATTATCTGTTTGTTCCAAATGAGCAGCAGATATAGAAGTTGGCAGAATCTTGCTTGCGACTTTTTCTCACCCTACCCTCCTTGGGTGGATCGTCGCAGGCAGGATTCTCCCGGCTTCTTTCGTGGCGCCCCAACCCAAATATTTTTTTTGGGGTTTGGCAAAAAGCTTTACAGCTCGGCACCATGGATACTTGGGGGGAAAGGAGTTAGGAGGGCGCTAGTCGTCCCTCTTAGCTTACAAAGTATTCCTTGCTTTGTAATCCTGGCCTCGTCCAGGATCTTTTAATAATTTAGAAAATTTTTATTAATAATTTCGATGGCTGCTGGGATGGCAACTTTTATTTGTTTTAATTGCTCAGCTGTGAATTTCCCTAGCACATGTGCGCTGGTCAAACTCCGCTCTAAACTAGCTGCACGTGCAGCGCTAGTTCCAGCGGCTGCCCTAGCTCTTATCGGAAATCCAATACCGATCTTAAGGCGGGCAATTTGATCGGTTTTTAAATTATCTATAACTGATTGCAGGCCGCGATGTCCCCCGCTGCTTCCCTCGGCTCTATAGCGCAACTTGCCGGCTTCCATATCCAGGTCATCCATAATTACTAATATGTTCTCTGGAGGAATGCCGTGCTTTCGAGAAACAGCTTGCACAACTGTGCCGGAGTTATTCATAAAAGTTTGGGGTTTAAGTAATTCCCAATCAGCGGATTTAGTAAAAAGAGCATTATATTTTTTGCTGGTTTTGAATTCTAGTCCCAGTTCTTTCGCCAATGCATCCGCTACCATAAATCCAATATTATGGCGAGTTTTGGCGTATTGGTTCCCTGGATTACCTAATCCGACTATCAGTTTCACTTTTCGTCTTGAGCTTCTTTGAGTTTTTTATATTCTTCGCTGATTCTTAAACTATCTTGAGCACTTTTTTCCCTTGCTTCGCGTTGACCGCTAGCATTAGTTTTGTCATACGTATCCTGATTTTCTCGTACACGATTGGTACGAGCCGTTGATTCTACTTTGCGTCCGTGGGGAACAGGAAAAAGACCCCTCTCTATGCGCATTTCCATTTGAAGAGAATAACCAATTAGGCTTTATAAACTTCAGTGCCTTCCTTAGTGGGCTGGTCAGCTTTGATGCCTACTATATCACCTTTATTGGCTGAGTCAACCGGAGCCTTTTCAATCTGGATAGAATTGATAGTTTGGGTGGTTTCATCGCCACCTTTAACAAACTTAACGGCATCGCCCACTTTAAGCGTGTCCCGTAATTCAATTATCGCTACTCCGATCTTGTCGTAGTAGTGAGTGACGGTACCAATCAATTGGTTAGCCATTTTACCTCCTCCCATGGGTTAGGATATGACGAATATATTATAGCACAGGCTTGAGGTTGATTATGCCATATCTGATGTGGAGGATTTGATGATTTCCCAGCGGATAGGAGCGCCGGTCATGGGATATTTAATGCGCAGCTTCTTTCCAAGATAGCGCAAATAAGAGAAATGTAATTCTTCGGGGTAGTTTACTTTTAATTTAATGGTAGGCGGATTTACAGCGATCTGACTAGAAAAGTAAATTTTTGGCGGTTTGCGCCGACCTTTTGGTGGGTTAGCCGCATAAGCGTCGCTGATAATATTATTCAAAGTTTTACTGGGAATTCTAGTATTTAAAGATTCCCAGACTTGCATAATGGCGCCGATAACTTTATCGGTCCGTTGGCCAGTGAGGGCGGAAATATATACACGCGGCATCCAGGTAAGAAAATTAAATTTATCGTCCAGATAAACATCAAATTCGGCAGTTACTCGGGGGTTCTTTTCGATCGCATCCCATTTGTTAACTACCAGAATGACGCCTTTCTTTTCTTCTTCAATAATCTGAGCGACATGAAGATCTTGCGCTAGTACTCCTTCGGCAGCATCGATAACTAACAAAACTAGATCAGCAGCTTGAACCGCTTTAATCACCAATAAAGAGCTGAATTTTTCGATGCCCCGATCAATTTTACCGCGCCGCCGCAGTCCGGCGGTATCGGTCAGTTCTAGGTCGATTTTTCCCGTGTCCACCACTGTTCTTACAATATCTCGGGTAGTGCCGGGCAGGTCGCTGACAAGAGCTAACCGTTTCTTGGCTAACTGATTGATTAAAGTAGATTTGCCTGTATTCGGCCGTCCCACGATCGCCACCTTCACTGTCGGCGTAGCCATAGTATTCCGAGCGGATGGCGATATTTTTGGTTTAGGCAACTTGGTTAATTGGGCAACCACCAAATCCAGAGTGTCTCCGACGCCTTTGCCAGAAATGGCTGAGATCAGAATAGGTTCACCCAACCCGAGTTTGTAAAATTCATGCAGGGCATTGTCATATTTATTCCCTTCAGCTTTATTGACGACTAGCACTACGGGTTTGCTCAATTTACGAATCAATTCAGCGGCTTTCAAATCTTCAGTTTGTTGGCCAGTCTGAGCGTCAACCATAAAAATAATTAAATCAGCCCCTTCTAGGGCAACTTTAGTTTGCAGAAAAATATCTTTTTCTAATTCCGATTTGGCGTCCAGCTCAACACCGGCGGTATCGGCAATAATAAAAGTCATTCCATTCCAAGTAGTGTTTTCGTAGAGAACATCGCGCGTGGTGCCGGGGATGTCGCTTAAAATCGCCCGATTTTGTCCGATAATTTTATTAAACAAAGTGGACTTGCCCACATTCGGCCGTCCCACGATCGCCACCACATAATTTGATGTAATATTATTCACTAGATTTATTTTAACTTATTTAACTGCGATGCCCTCACTTGCGTGAGGGCCGATTGTTGTCAGTTCTCTGTTCGAGCAGATTCATGCCTGTGACCAGACATATAATTGCTATGGTCCATGCCGCATAGTAACTAACCCACGGCCTTACTGAGCTAGCAGGATCCCAGATGAATTCTCCTACTATCATCACGCCAAGACCTAGAATAATGCCGCATACAATCAGGAAATATCCGATAACTGAAACTGAACGTTTTTTCATAAGGTGCGCACTCCTGTGTCAGAATAATCCCAATCTATCAGAATACTAGCTCCTGTAAAGAGTTTTCCATCCCCCTAAATGCTAGACGCTATCCCCAGATGCTACCCTACAGGGGTTCGATCCAGTTGTAGGCTTTTAAAGCCCAGTCTAGTAAATTCTTTCCTTCGGTAAATCTATCTGGACTATTTAGAAGTACAACGATAACAGTCTGATTGCTCTCTCCCTTGGCAGCGACGACCAGCGATTCGCCAGCGTTATCGGTGGTGCCGGTTTTTACTCCGATGATATTCATATACTGTCCGACTAATTTATTGGTGTTAGTTAAATTATGTTGCAATTTTCCATAAATATCGGTAACGGTAGTTTTTTTAACCGCTACAATATCGCGAAAAGTTTCATTACTGAGGGCGATACCGGTTAATCTAGCCAGATCCCGAGCGCAAGAATAATGATCTGGTTCATCAGCTCCCCAGGTGTTAGTAAAATGAGTACCGGTTAATTTTAACGAAGCTGCCAGCGCGTTCATAGCGACAACAAACTGTTCTTCACTGCCGAAAGTTCCTTCCGCTAAAGCGTAGGCGGCGTCGTTAGCTGACTCGATTAAAGCGCCTCGCAAGAGATTATCTATGCTCATTTTTTCCCCGACTACTAAATACATCCGCGAGCCGCTGACCTCGTTAGCCGCTTCTGATACGGTGTAGACTTCATCCAAATTTGATTTACTGTTTAATACCACTAATGCAGTCATTATTTTAGTGATACTCGCAATCGCCATTTGTTTATCGGGATCTTTGGCGTAAAGAATCTTACCGGTATCTAGATCCATTAGGACAGCGGAAGTAGAATCGATCACCGGATCGGGGTAAAGGACATCCCGGACCGGTTCCGTATGTAAAAATTGAGCCGCTAGAGTATGTAAAGAATACGCTTGCGGATCCGTCAGAATCCCCCAAAGATTGTCTTTCATCACGGCAGTGGAGCCAGTGAGGTAATTCAAGATAACTAATAATATGGCAACTGTTTTCATATTTATGGTTCCTCCCCTTACGGAGGGGAGGTTAGGTGGGGAGTGTTTATCTAAACTCCCACCTCCCCTCACCCCTCCTCGGGCAGGAGGGGAAGATCATAGCGGTTACTTAATAACTTTTAAGCCTAATTCTTTTAATGTAGCAGCGTCAACTTCGCGCGGGGCGTCCATCATCGGATCGCGGGCTTTGTCAGTTTTGGGGAAAGCGATCACTTCTCTAATATTCGGTTCGTTAGCTAAAATCATCACCAAGCGATCAATGCCGGGGGCGATCCCTCCATGAGGCGGAGCGCCGTATTTAAAAGCCTCCAACATATGGCCGAATTTAGATTGAATTTCTTCCTCGGATAATCCTAAAATCGAAAATACTTTGGTAAGAGTTTTGGGATCGTGGATTCTAATACTGCCAGAGGCAATTTCGAATCCGTTTAAGACAAAATCATAAGAACAACTGATCACTTTTTCCGGCTCGCTGTCCAAAAGGTCTTCCTGTCCTTCTTTAAAAGCAGTGAAAGGATGGTGGGAAGAATCTAACTTGCCGGTTTTAGTGTTTTTCTCAAAGAGAGGAAAATCTATAATCCAGGCAAACGCTAATTCATCGGGATCGTTTTTGTCTTTGCGTAAATCCGGCTTATCGGTTTTGTATTTTTTCATCGCCTCAGCGTAAGTTAATCTAGGCCAGGGCGTTTTAGTAATTTCTTTTTCCGGAACCACTTTTTCGATCAGGCCGGTAAATAATTCTTCGGTTAACTTTAAGATGTCCTCTTCTTCGACAAACGACATCTCTAAATCTAATTGGGTGAACTCAGGCTGGCGGTCGCCGCGGTTGTCTTCGTCCCGCATGCACTTGGCAATTTGGTAATATTTATCCAGCCCGGCTACCATCAAAAGCTGCTTGTATTGCTGGGGGCTTTGTGGGAGAGCGTAGAACTTGCCAGGATAGATTCTAGAGGGCACCAGATAGTCCCTAGCCCCTTCTGGTGTGGCCGAAGTGATGATGGGAGTTTCTATTTCGGTAAATCCACGTTCATTAAGAAAAGTGCGCATATAAGTAATAACCTGATGGCGCAAAAGAAGGTTATTTTTCATCCGTTCGTGACGCAAATCCAAATAACGGTATTTCAGGCGGAGCTCTTCGTCAGTCACTTTTTCTTGATCGATTTCGAAGGGCGGCATTTCCGCCGCGTTGATGATTTGTAAGTCGTCTGCCTGTACTTCAATTTCGCCGGTTTCTAGTTTGGGATTACGATATTTTTCTCCCCGTTTGACCACTTTGCCGGTAATAGCTATCACAAATTCTGGTTTGATGTCTTTAACTAAGTTGGCTTTATTCTCATCAAAAACTACCTGGATGAGGCCAGTCACATCCCGGAGGTCCATAAACACAATTTGGCCCATGTTGCGGATGCTATGGACCCAACCTTTGAGTGTGATAACTTCCCCAGTGTGTTTTAATGCTTCCTTGGCTAAAACTCGTTCCATACCGATTATTTTTACTTTTTAATCATAACATATACAAAGCTACCCATATCTGTTAGGATAATTTATCACGATGCTATTCTTCACCAAGAAGGAGGTGAATGTACTTTGGTAAAAACATATCCTATTCCAGGCTTTATGATCGGAATAGTGAATGCTCCCCTGGGCGAGATAAATAATCTCTATCCAGCCTTGCGGCAAAGGATCAGATTAACTGAAAATTTCTGTGACCCAGATTTGCCAGACGAAGTCCAAACAGCTCTGCGAGGAATGGAAGTAAGCGGTGTCTTCTTTGGCGAATCTCTCATGGAAGAGGTTGCGGAAGTAGCTGAATTTCCGGGAGTAGTAGCCACAGTATATGCCACAGAGGTCCAAGAGAATCTGGCAACAGTCGGTAAAACTCGGGAAGCCACCATGCTTGGCGAGAAAATCCAAACCCCGGTAGACATGCTTCTGCTCACATCGGAAATGTTCGAGCTCATTTATCCGTCGTGAAAAACCGTATCCCTTGTTCTTACCTTGCATTAACAGAAAACGCCCCATCCCGGGGCGTTGCCTTAAGTTTTATAAGTTACTTGCCGATGAACATGCGGGAGAGTGAATTAAAGATGTTTTGTAGCACCGGAAGAATGCCAGGAAACACTACTACCAACAGAATCAGCCATAACCAGTTGCGTTTGATGAGATTCCACATAAATCCAGCGACAGCAAAAAAGATGATCGCCGAAACAACCCACTGATACTGCACCGGGAATACCGAAATAAATTGATTATAGATGGTAAAAATCCGCTCAAAGATCCCGGCAGTAGCTTCTTCGGTAACTTTATTGGCTATAACATTGACAATTTCGTTTTCCATATTAAAAAGTTAGCACTAACACTTTCATTTAACCAGAAAACTTAAATAATTAAAACATACCCGCCGGTTAGGGCGGGTAAAATTGATTTCAGCCAAGCAATGTTTTTGTTTACATCTAACTTTTATGATTATTCATAGTGACTTCAACTTGGTCAACGTCAGCTTTTTTGAGCAGCTCTAGTGCTGCTTCAAGTTCACAATCATTGTTTGGAAGATGGGCAGTTAAATCTAGATCAATCTGCCACCCATGTGTATAGGGACCCCAGATATAGCAGAAAGTTATATGACTTTCCAGAGACTGATTATTTCTAATTAAGGGGATATAACCAGTCATAAGCTTTTTGAGGTATTTAAAACCGAAATCGTCTTTTGGTAGTCCTTCTGGATTATTTACACTAACCTCATAGCTTGAAGCTAGTTTCTTGAGAAGTCTAAACAATTTGTCCTGACAAACCATCGAGTTAAAGGCACCAGTACTTCTCTCGGTCGCTCTTAGATGGACAACACCGAAATACTCCTTAAGAACTATGACCGCTTTTAAGGGCAAAGACACTTTTAGGCTATCTCTAATAACCGCCAAAGGCAGATTATTTTGGGCTGCCCAGTAATTCCAGGCTTCGGCAACCAAGAATATATCCTTTGAACTGATAGAATAATAAACTTGGGTGTTTCCCCATTCGTTAGTGTCAAGCTGGATTGGCGAGGAAGTAGAATCAAACCCCTTTTGTTTGCAGATTTTTTCCAGATATTCAACAGTAGTTGGGATATTAACTCTACAGATTTTTTTGTAAGGACTGACCCAAATTGTCAGGTAACCCCTAAAATTAGCTTTTTCCAC is a genomic window of Patescibacteria group bacterium containing:
- a CDS encoding U32 family peptidase C-terminal domain-containing protein, encoding MANQLIGTVTHYYDKIGVAIIELRDTLKVGDAVKFVKGGDETTQTINSIQIEKAPVDSANKGDIVGIKADQPTKEGTEVYKA
- the pth gene encoding aminoacyl-tRNA hydrolase, translating into MKLIVGLGNPGNQYAKTRHNIGFMVADALAKELGLEFKTSKKYNALFTKSADWELLKPQTFMNNSGTVVQAVSRKHGIPPENILVIMDDLDMEAGKLRYRAEGSSGGHRGLQSVIDNLKTDQIARLKIGIGFPIRARAAAGTSAARAASLERSLTSAHVLGKFTAEQLKQIKVAIPAAIEIINKNFLNY
- a CDS encoding D-alanyl-D-alanine carboxypeptidase family protein, translating into MKTVAILLVILNYLTGSTAVMKDNLWGILTDPQAYSLHTLAAQFLHTEPVRDVLYPDPVIDSTSAVLMDLDTGKILYAKDPDKQMAIASITKIMTALVVLNSKSNLDEVYTVSEAANEVSGSRMYLVVGEKMSIDNLLRGALIESANDAAYALAEGTFGSEEQFVVAMNALAASLKLTGTHFTNTWGADEPDHYSCARDLARLTGIALSNETFRDIVAVKKTTVTDIYGKLQHNLTNTNKLVGQYMNIIGVKTGTTDNAGESLVVAAKGESNQTVIVVLLNSPDRFTEGKNLLDWALKAYNWIEPL
- the der gene encoding ribosome biogenesis GTPase Der, with the translated sequence MNNITSNYVVAIVGRPNVGKSTLFNKIIGQNRAILSDIPGTTRDVLYENTTWNGMTFIIADTAGVELDAKSELEKDIFLQTKVALEGADLIIFMVDAQTGQQTEDLKAAELIRKLSKPVVLVVNKAEGNKYDNALHEFYKLGLGEPILISAISGKGVGDTLDLVVAQLTKLPKPKISPSARNTMATPTVKVAIVGRPNTGKSTLINQLAKKRLALVSDLPGTTRDIVRTVVDTGKIDLELTDTAGLRRRGKIDRGIEKFSSLLVIKAVQAADLVLLVIDAAEGVLAQDLHVAQIIEEEKKGVILVVNKWDAIEKNPRVTAEFDVYLDDKFNFLTWMPRVYISALTGQRTDKVIGAIMQVWESLNTRIPSKTLNNIISDAYAANPPKGRRKPPKIYFSSQIAVNPPTIKLKVNYPEELHFSYLRYLGKKLRIKYPMTGAPIRWEIIKSSTSDMA
- the aspS gene encoding aspartate--tRNA ligase; translated protein: MERVLAKEALKHTGEVITLKGWVHSIRNMGQIVFMDLRDVTGLIQVVFDENKANLVKDIKPEFVIAITGKVVKRGEKYRNPKLETGEIEVQADDLQIINAAEMPPFEIDQEKVTDEELRLKYRYLDLRHERMKNNLLLRHQVITYMRTFLNERGFTEIETPIITSATPEGARDYLVPSRIYPGKFYALPQSPQQYKQLLMVAGLDKYYQIAKCMRDEDNRGDRQPEFTQLDLEMSFVEEEDILKLTEELFTGLIEKVVPEKEITKTPWPRLTYAEAMKKYKTDKPDLRKDKNDPDELAFAWIIDFPLFEKNTKTGKLDSSHHPFTAFKEGQEDLLDSEPEKVISCSYDFVLNGFEIASGSIRIHDPKTLTKVFSILGLSEEEIQSKFGHMLEAFKYGAPPHGGIAPGIDRLVMILANEPNIREVIAFPKTDKARDPMMDAPREVDAATLKELGLKVIK